TGCGGGCCCTGGACCACGCGGCCGCGATGGTCGGCGCGCGCGGCCGGGTGCTGCCGATGGCGCTGCACGCGGTCGGCATCGAGGCGGACGTCATCGACGGGGCCGGCCGGCGCTCGACCATCCGCGGCCAGCACTCGGTGGCGGTCGTCGACGGCCGGGTGGAGGCGGTGCGGCTGGAGCCGGCCGACCCGCCGGCCTGCCCGCAGGCCGTGGAGGCGGTCGGCGCGGCCGACTGGCTGATCTTCGGGCCGGGCAGCTGGTACACCAGCGTGCTGCCGCACCTGCTGGTGCCCGGCCTGGCCCGGGCGATCGTGGCGAGCCCGGCCCGCCGGCTGGTCACCCTGAACCTGGGCACCGACAAGGAGACGCACGGTCTCTCCGCGGCCGGTCACCTCGGCACGCTGCACGGTTACCTGCCGTCGCTGCGGGTCGACACGGTGCTGGCCGACGAGAAATGGGCAGGCGAACCCGAACCGGTACGCGTCGCCGCTCAGCGGATGGGAGCCGAGCTGGTGCTGGCACCCGTCGCCGTTGCGGACGGGAGCCCACGGCATGATCCTGAGGCACTGGGTGTTGCACTGGTGCCAGTATTGGGCGCCGCTCGTTAATTACTGGCGTAGTGCGGCACACAATGTCCAGATCCGGCGCATGAGGTGACAACACGATGGCGATGACGGCAGCGGTCAAGGACGAGCTGAGCCGGGTCGACGTGCCCAAGCCCTGCTGTCGCCGGGCGGAGATGGCCTCCCTGCTCCGGTTCGCCGGCGGGTTGCACATCGTCTCCGGCCGGGTCGTCGTGGAGGCCGAGCTGGACACCGGCGCGGTCGCCCGGCGCCTGCGCCGGGAGATCGCCGACGTGTACGGGTACCCCAGCGAGGTGCACGTGCTCGCCTCCGGTGGCCTGCGCAAGGGCAGCCACTACATCGTCCGGATCGTCAAGGACGGCGAGGCGCTCGCCCGGCAGACCGGCCTGCTCGACGTCCGGGGGCGCCCGGTCCGTGGCCTGCCGCCGCACGTGGTCTCGGCCAACGTGTGCTGCGCGGTCGCCGCGTGGCGGGGCGCGTTCATGGCGCACGGCTCGCTCACCGAGCCGGGCCGCTCCAGCGCGCTGGAGATCACCTGCCCGGGGCCGGAGGCGGCGCTCGCGCTGCGCGGCGCGGCCCGCCGGATCGGGATCACCGCCAAGGAGCGCGAGGTGCGCGGCGTGGACCGGGTGGTGATCAAGGACGGTGACGCGATCGCCGCGCTGCTCACCCGGATCGGTGCGCACTCCAGCGTGCTGGCCTGGGAGGAGCGGCGGGTGCGCCGCGAGGTGCGGGCCACCGCCAACCGCCTGGCGAACTTCGACGACGCGAACCTGCGGCGCTCGGCGCGGGCCGCGGTGGCGGCGGCGGCCCGGGTCACCCGGGCACTGGAGATCCTCTCCGAGGACGCGCCGAACCATCTGACCTCGGCCGGGCAGCTGCGGCTGGAGCACCGGCAGGCGTCGCTGGAGGAGCTGGGGGCGCTGGCCGACCCGCCGCTGACCAAGGACGCGATCGCGGGGCGGATCCGGCGGCTGCTGGCGCTGGCCGACAAGCGCGCCCGGGACCTCGGCATCCCCGACACGGAGGCGGCCGTCACCCCCGAGATGATGGCTTGTTAGTCACCCGTTGAGGTGATCTGGCTCACCGGCTGGCCGGCGCGCTCCGGCCGTACCGTAAACGGCTTTTGATCTTGTGTGGCATGCCGTGAGTCGCGGCCGTGGCCCGGCGCCGCGGTCGCGCTCGCGGTGATCCGGATTAGGTAACGTTCAGGTCGCGCCCCGCTGCGGTCGTGGCGGTGGGTCTCGGCTAGGGTCACTGGTGACGGCGACGGTGCCGGCAGTTCGGCCGAACCCCGCTGTGACGCCGCCAATGTGTCTCTGCTGCGGCGACCTCGCTCCTTCGGGCGCGGCGGCCGGACGCCCCTAGTGCCTGCCTTGCACCGGCCGGCACGAGACCCTCCGCCGGTCGCATAATCCGGCGGACCGAAACGAGGAGACCACCTGTGACCATCCGGGTTGGCATCAACGGCTTCGGCCGTATCGGTCGTAACTTCTTCCGGGCGGTTCTGGCGTCCGGGGCCGACATCGAGATCGTCGGTGTGAACGACCTGACCGACAACGCCACTCTTGCCCACCTGCTGAAGTACGACAGCATCCTGGGCCGTCTGCCGCACGAGGTGAAGGCCACCGCCGACGAGATCACCGTCGCGGGCAAGACCTTCAAGGCGTTCGCCGAGCGCGACCCGAACAACCTGCCGTGGGGCGACCTGGGCGCCGACGTCGTCATCGAGTCGACCGGCTTCTTCACCGACGCCACCAAGGCCAAGGCGCACGTCAACCAGGGCGCCAAGAAGGTCATCATCTCCGCCCCGGCGAAGAACGAGGACATCACCATCGTGGTGGGTGTCAACGACAACCTCTACGACGCCGCCAAGCACACGGTGATCTCGAACGCGTCCTGCACCACCAACTGCCTCGCCCCGATGGCGAAGGTCCTGAACGACACGATCGGGATCGAAAAGGGTCTGATGACCACGATCCACGCGTACACCCAGGACCAGAACCTGCAGGACGGCCCGCACAGCGACCTGCGCCGTGCCCGCGCCGCCGCGCTGAACATCGTGCCGACCTCGACCGGCGCCGCGAAGGCCGTCAGCCTGGTGCTGCCGGAGCTGAAGGGCAAGCTGGACGGCTTCGCGCTGCGGGTGCCGATCCCCACCGGCTCGGCCACCGACCTGACCTTCACCGCCGCCCGTGACACCACGGTCGACGAGGTCAACGCCGCGATCAAGGCCGCGGCCGAGGGCCCGCTCAAGGGCATCCTGGTCTACACCGAGGACCCGATCGTGTCGGCCGACATCGTCACCGACCCGGCCTCCTGCATCTTCGACGCCGGCCTGACCAAGGTCATCGGCGGCAACCAGGTCAAGGTCGTCGGCTGGTACGACAACGAGTGGGGCTACTCGAACCGCCTCGTCAACCTGGTCCAGCTCGTCGGGGCCTGATCTTCATCATGAAGACTCTCGACGACCTGCTCGGCGAGGGTGTCTCGGGTCGGCGCGTGTTCGTGCGCGCCGACCTGAACGTCCCGTTCGACAAAGCAAACCCGGGTGTCATCAGCGACGACGGCCGCGCCCGCGCGGTGCTGCCGACGCTGATCGCGCTGCGGGACGCGGGCGCCCGCGTGATCGTGGCGTCCCACCTCGGGCGGCCGAAGGGCGCGCCGGACCCCAAGTTCTCCCTGTCGCCGGTCGCCACGCGACTGGGGGAGTTGCTCGGCTCGCCGGTCGTCTTCGCGACCGACACCGTCGGGGAGTCTGCCGCGGCCGCGGTCTCGTCCCTGGAGGACGGCCAGGTTCTGCTGCTGGAGAACCTGCGGTTCAACGAGGGGGAGACCTCGAAGGACGACGCGGTTCGTGGCGCTTTCGCCGACGAACTGGCGAAATTCGCGGACTTCTACGTCGATGACGCTTTCGGTGCGGTGCACCGCAAGCACGCCTCGGTGTACGACGTGCCGGCTCGCCTCCCGCACTACGCGGGTGGGCTGGTCGTCAAGGAGGTCGAGGTCCTTCGCAAGGTCTCCGAGACCCCGGAGAAGCCGTACGTCGTCGTTCTCGGCGGCTCCAAGGTCTCCGACAAGCTCGCCGTGATCCAGGCGCTGCTGCCGAAGGTGGACAAGCTTCTCGTCGGTGGCGGGATGTGCTTCACGTTCCTCAAGGCGCAGGGTCACGAGGTGGGTAAGTCTCTCCTCGAGGAGGAGATGGTGGCGACCTGCCGTCAGCTTCTCGCGGAGGCCGGCGACCGGCTCGTCCTTCCGGTCGACGTGGTCGCGGCGACGGAGTTCTCCGCCGAGGCCGATCACGATATTTCGGACATTTCCGAAATTCCGGCTGACCGGCTCGGCCTCGACATCGGCCCCAAGTCGACGGAGCTGTTCGCGTCGGCGATCGCCGGTGCGAAGACCGTGTTCTGGAACGGCCCGATGGGCGTCTTCGAGCTCGCCCCGTTCGCCGCCGGCACCCGTGGCGTCGCCGAGGCGATCACCAAGATCGACGGCTTCTCGGTCGTCGGCGGCGGCGACTCGGCCGCCGCGGTCCGCACGCTCGGCCTGGACGAGTCCGCGTTCGGCCACATCTCCACCGGTGGGGGCGCGTCCCTGGAGTACCTCGAAGGCAAGACGCTGCCGGGCGTCGCCGCTCTGGAGAAGTGATGGGTGACGTGACCCGCAAGCCGATCATCGCCGGCAACTGGAAGATGAACCTCAACCACTTCGAGGCGAATCTTCTGGTCCAGAAGCTGGCGGCGAGCCTGAACGCCGCGCAGCTGGAGGCGGTCGAGACCGTCGTGCTGCCGCCGTTCACCGCCCTGCGCACCGTGCAGACCGCGATCGAGGGCGACAAGCTCAACATCGGTTACGGCGCCCAGGACGTCTCGCAGCACGCGGCCGGCGCGTACACCGGCGAGATCGCCGGCTCGATGCTGGCGAAACTCGGCTGCACCTACGTGGTGATCGGGCACTCCGAGCGCCGTGAGTACCACAACGAGAGCGACGCGCTGGTCAACGCGAAGATCAAGGCGGCCTTCACGGCCGGCCTGACCCCGATCTTCTGCGTCGGCGAGGGCCTGGAGATCCGCGAGGCCGGCAACCAGGTCGAGCACGTGCTCGCCCAGGTCGACGGTGGGCTCGAGGACCTCAAGACCGAGCAGGTCAAGCAGATCGTGATCGCGTACGAGCCGGTCTGGGCGATCGGGACCGGCAAGACCGCGACGCCGGACGACGCCCAGGAGGTCTGCGGAGCGATCCGTGCCCGCCTGGCCGAGAAGTACGGCAGCGAGGTCGCCGAGGCCGTCCGCATCCAGTACGGCGGATCGGTCAAGGCGAACAACATCGCGCAGATCATGGCCCAGCCCGACGTGGACGGGGCCCTGGTCGGCGGTGCGGCTCTGGACGCCGAGGGCTTCGCCGCCATCGTGCGTTTCCCGGAGCACGTCGCTCGCTGATTGTTTCAAGCGCGTGCC
Above is a genomic segment from Actinoplanes ianthinogenes containing:
- a CDS encoding gluconeogenesis factor YvcK family protein, producing MTAPARPIRVVAFGGGHGLSASLRALRHAARELPLDITAIVTVGDDGGSSGRLRVERDALLPPGDLRQALAALADDHPHAQLTATLMQHRFVAMSPPDGAAPPPVLRGPRIERRADRSKDTLAGHAVGNLLLLGLMEMLGDPVRALDHAAAMVGARGRVLPMALHAVGIEADVIDGAGRRSTIRGQHSVAVVDGRVEAVRLEPADPPACPQAVEAVGAADWLIFGPGSWYTSVLPHLLVPGLARAIVASPARRLVTLNLGTDKETHGLSAAGHLGTLHGYLPSLRVDTVLADEKWAGEPEPVRVAAQRMGAELVLAPVAVADGSPRHDPEALGVALVPVLGAAR
- the whiA gene encoding DNA-binding protein WhiA; this translates as MAMTAAVKDELSRVDVPKPCCRRAEMASLLRFAGGLHIVSGRVVVEAELDTGAVARRLRREIADVYGYPSEVHVLASGGLRKGSHYIVRIVKDGEALARQTGLLDVRGRPVRGLPPHVVSANVCCAVAAWRGAFMAHGSLTEPGRSSALEITCPGPEAALALRGAARRIGITAKEREVRGVDRVVIKDGDAIAALLTRIGAHSSVLAWEERRVRREVRATANRLANFDDANLRRSARAAVAAAARVTRALEILSEDAPNHLTSAGQLRLEHRQASLEELGALADPPLTKDAIAGRIRRLLALADKRARDLGIPDTEAAVTPEMMAC
- the gap gene encoding type I glyceraldehyde-3-phosphate dehydrogenase, whose translation is MTIRVGINGFGRIGRNFFRAVLASGADIEIVGVNDLTDNATLAHLLKYDSILGRLPHEVKATADEITVAGKTFKAFAERDPNNLPWGDLGADVVIESTGFFTDATKAKAHVNQGAKKVIISAPAKNEDITIVVGVNDNLYDAAKHTVISNASCTTNCLAPMAKVLNDTIGIEKGLMTTIHAYTQDQNLQDGPHSDLRRARAAALNIVPTSTGAAKAVSLVLPELKGKLDGFALRVPIPTGSATDLTFTAARDTTVDEVNAAIKAAAEGPLKGILVYTEDPIVSADIVTDPASCIFDAGLTKVIGGNQVKVVGWYDNEWGYSNRLVNLVQLVGA
- a CDS encoding phosphoglycerate kinase, yielding MKTLDDLLGEGVSGRRVFVRADLNVPFDKANPGVISDDGRARAVLPTLIALRDAGARVIVASHLGRPKGAPDPKFSLSPVATRLGELLGSPVVFATDTVGESAAAAVSSLEDGQVLLLENLRFNEGETSKDDAVRGAFADELAKFADFYVDDAFGAVHRKHASVYDVPARLPHYAGGLVVKEVEVLRKVSETPEKPYVVVLGGSKVSDKLAVIQALLPKVDKLLVGGGMCFTFLKAQGHEVGKSLLEEEMVATCRQLLAEAGDRLVLPVDVVAATEFSAEADHDISDISEIPADRLGLDIGPKSTELFASAIAGAKTVFWNGPMGVFELAPFAAGTRGVAEAITKIDGFSVVGGGDSAAAVRTLGLDESAFGHISTGGGASLEYLEGKTLPGVAALEK
- the tpiA gene encoding triose-phosphate isomerase, with amino-acid sequence MGDVTRKPIIAGNWKMNLNHFEANLLVQKLAASLNAAQLEAVETVVLPPFTALRTVQTAIEGDKLNIGYGAQDVSQHAAGAYTGEIAGSMLAKLGCTYVVIGHSERREYHNESDALVNAKIKAAFTAGLTPIFCVGEGLEIREAGNQVEHVLAQVDGGLEDLKTEQVKQIVIAYEPVWAIGTGKTATPDDAQEVCGAIRARLAEKYGSEVAEAVRIQYGGSVKANNIAQIMAQPDVDGALVGGAALDAEGFAAIVRFPEHVAR